One Streptomyces sp. CG4 genomic window, AGTTGCCGATGATGCTCTCGGTCCGCCCCTTGTTGTCACCCCACCCGTACACGTTGGCGGTGTCGAAGAAGTTGATACCGGCGTCCAGCGCCGCGTCCATGATGGCGTGGCTGTCGGCTTCGTCGGTCTGCGGCCCGAAGTTCATCGTCCCGAGGACGAGCCGACCGACCTTGAGCCCCGTGCGTCCTAGCTGCGTGTACTCCATGGTCCACTAGCCAACGGCTTGGAGTGCGCTCTATGCAAGCGACGCGAGGGTCGTGATGAACGCCGTGAACGCCGAGAACACCGACAGGCACCACCCTCTGCCCAACGGGTGGTGCCTGCGGTGCTGTCGAGGCTCAGGCCTTCTTGACGTCTGCCGCGTGCCCGGGCGCGTCTATCTCGAACTGGACCTTGTCCCCTCGACGCAGGTTCTGGCGCTCGGTGGGATTCCGGAGGTCTTGCCCGGAGAATGCCAGCCTTTCACCCTGGTCGTCCTTGATCATGCCCTCGCCCGGGCCGGGGCTCCACTGCTCGATCTTGCCTGTAGACATGCCTGCGTCTCTTTCGCTCGATGGGGGGGTGAGACCCGGTCTCAACCCGGGCTCCCTCCCATCGAAACCGGCCCCGGGTGCGACAGCGAGCGCTGTGGGCCGAACGGGTGATGCCGCCCCTAGGGCCTGTGCGCGCTCCGCAGGGCGGAATTCGCCTGCCACGTACGGCCGATGGAGCGCATCAGCGCCGGGTACACCCCGAGGTAACGGAAGGGCTTGATGGCGGCCATGTAGAGGGTTCCGAACAGCCCGTTCGGCTTCACCAGGACGGCCATCTGACCGCGGTAGCCGCCGGATCCGTCGGGGACCCAGCCGATGTGCATCACCGCGTGCACGGTCTTGTTGCCCATCTCGGCGGCCCACTCGTCGTCCCGCTGGTAGAGGGAGATGAACTTGGACGAGCCGAGGTCGGGACCCTGCGGACCCTGGCGAAGGTCCGCCGGCAACCGGTCGCGCAGGGAGGGCAGTCGGGCGCCGATGCCGGTAGCGGGCTTGTCCCAGCCGAGCAGCGCTCCGAGCTTCCAGCGGACGGCGAAGAGCACGCGGGAGACGGGACCTTCTCCGGTCACCCCGCCGCTGACCTTTTCGGCGAACTGGCGCACCAGCCACGGGAGATCACCGGGTCCGCCGGGGGTGGGCAGCGCCCACACGTCTTCCACCGTGAAGTCGCCGGCGATCTCGTGGATCCGCCAGGGGCGGTCGGTGTGGGCGGTACGGGGAAGTCGCATGAGCAGACCCCTGTCTATACGGTGGCGTATAGATCGAGCGTACGGCCTTCTATACGCCGCCGTATACTCGATACGGGGCGTGAGGAGGCACACACGATGGGCGCGACCCGTACACCACGGGGCAAGTGGATCGAGGAAGGCCTGCGGGCACTCGTCGCGGGCGGCCCCGAGGCGGTCCGGATCGAGGTGCTGGCGCAGGCGCTCGGCGTCAGCAAGGGCGGCTTCTACGGGTATTTCCGCAACCGGGACGCGCTGCTCACCGAAATGCTCGACACCTGGGAGTACGAGGTCGCCGAGAGCGTGATCGAGCAGGTGGAGAGCGGCGGGGGAGACGCCAGGGTCCGGCTGGAGCGGCTGTTCGGCATCGTCGCCGCCGCCGACGGGCCGGTGCGGGGGGTCAACGCCGACATAGCGATCCGCGACTGGGCCCGCCGCGACGCGGCCGTCGCCGAACGCCTGCGCCGCGTCGACAACTGCCGTATGAACTACCTGCGTTCGCTGTTCTCCTGCTTCTGCCCCGACGAGGAGGAGGTGGAGATCCGCTGTCTGATCGCCGTATCGCTGCGCATCGGCAACCACCTCTACGCCGGCGACGACGGCAAGCACAGCCGCGCGGAAGTGATGGAGCTGATCAGGCGACGGCTGCTGGCGTAGCCGCTTCGCTCACTGGCCGCGGGGGAACGCGTCGGTCTTGAGGGTGAGGTCGACGACTGTGTCGGTGAGGTCGACGTCGGTGCCGAAGTCCACCGATGTCGTCACGGCGTAGTCGTCGCCCTTGGGGTGGGTGTAGACGTGGCAGCGTCCCTGGTAGGGGTCGGCGATGAGGTAGACGGGGACCTCGGCGACGGCGTAGGCGGTCTTCTTCGGGCCGTAGTCGTTGGCGGCCGTCCCCTGGGAGATGACCTCGGCGACGAACTCGACGTCCTCGTAGCGCCAGTGGCCCTTGTCGTCCTTCTTTGCCGACTCCTTGAGCATCGCGACGTCCGGGCAGAAGCCGTTGTCATGGCCCGGGAAGTCGATCCGGACGTCCGAGAACACTGTGACGTCCATCCCGAACCTGTCCTCCAGAGCCCGCACGATTCGGCGGATGATTACCCAGTGAGTGTCCCGCTGTGGCGTCATGAAGACGTTGCCCCCGACGATCTCGACCCTGAATCCTTCGGGGACGGGCATCCGCTCAAGGCGCTCGAACCACTCGTCCAAGCCCATGGTGTTGGCGTCGGCGTCGGCCATCTCGATCCTGTCTTCAAGGACGGTCATCGTGGCGCTCCTCCCCGGCTGCCCCACGGACAGGTGCAGCCGCGCAGTACAACGATACGCACCGTGACCGGGAGACGCCGGGATCGAGTCAACCTGTTCCAGCCACGTACATCTGTCCAACCCCCCACGCCTCCCACATGGCCCCCGCGAACGCCGCCGCGATCCGGTGCTCCCCGCTCGCGTTGGGGTGCGTGCCGTCGTAGGTGTCGGCGTGGATGTCGTACGACTCGGGCGGCGAGGCCAGCAGCAGCGGTGAGCGGGGTTCGTCCAGGTCGGCGGCTGTCTTCGCCAGCAGGACGTTGAAGAGGTCCACCTGCTCGGCGAAAGACGCGTCCGCCTCGGCCCGGATGTTGGGTATCACCGGGAGCAGCACCATCCGCACCCGCGGCCGCGCTTCCCGGGCGCCCGCCACGAAGGCCCGTACGTTCTCCGCCGTCTGTTCGGCGTTCGTGTAGAAGCCCAGGTCGATCAGGCCGAGGGAGACGAGGAGCACGTCCGCGCGGTGCGCGCGTACCGCCTCGCCGATCAGCGGGGCCATGTGCAGCCAGCCCTCGCCCCAGCCCGCCAGGTGCCGGCGCGGGAAGTCGGGGTCGGCGTACGCGCAGGACGTCGGGGCCTCGGCCGACTTGTCGTACAGCTCCTCGCGCGGGCCGACGAAGGTGAACGGGCCGTCGTGCGTGTCCCGCAGGTGCCGCCACAACCGGTAACGCCATGTGTGCTCGCCGGCGCTCCCGATCGTCATGGAGTCACCTACGGGCATGAACCTGAGCATCCGCTCATGATGGACGATCACGCGCGGTGGTGGGGTGTGAGGCCTGCCACGTACGGTGCGCCGCCACGGGAGCGCCCCCGGTGAACCCCGGTGAACCCCCGGAGGGAGTGGCAGGCTTGGGTCATGCGTCGATCGTTCGCCGTCCTCGCCGTCCTTGCCGGGGTGCTGCTCGCCGCGGGCCGCGTGCTGCCCGCCTCCGCCACCGACGGTGACGGCGACCAGGGGTTCACCCTCAAGGACCCGCGGATCACCGAGTCCAGCGGGCTCGCCGCGTCCCGTCTCCACCCCGGCGTCTACTGGACGCACAACGACAGCGGCGACGGGCCGTACGTCTACGCCGTGGACAGCCGGACCGGGAAGACCGTCGCCCGGATCACCCTGCG contains:
- a CDS encoding DUF2867 domain-containing protein gives rise to the protein MRLPRTAHTDRPWRIHEIAGDFTVEDVWALPTPGGPGDLPWLVRQFAEKVSGGVTGEGPVSRVLFAVRWKLGALLGWDKPATGIGARLPSLRDRLPADLRQGPQGPDLGSSKFISLYQRDDEWAAEMGNKTVHAVMHIGWVPDGSGGYRGQMAVLVKPNGLFGTLYMAAIKPFRYLGVYPALMRSIGRTWQANSALRSAHRP
- a CDS encoding TetR/AcrR family transcriptional regulator, coding for MGATRTPRGKWIEEGLRALVAGGPEAVRIEVLAQALGVSKGGFYGYFRNRDALLTEMLDTWEYEVAESVIEQVESGGGDARVRLERLFGIVAAADGPVRGVNADIAIRDWARRDAAVAERLRRVDNCRMNYLRSLFSCFCPDEEEVEIRCLIAVSLRIGNHLYAGDDGKHSRAEVMELIRRRLLA
- a CDS encoding SGNH/GDSL hydrolase family protein, with product MLRFMPVGDSMTIGSAGEHTWRYRLWRHLRDTHDGPFTFVGPREELYDKSAEAPTSCAYADPDFPRRHLAGWGEGWLHMAPLIGEAVRAHRADVLLVSLGLIDLGFYTNAEQTAENVRAFVAGAREARPRVRMVLLPVIPNIRAEADASFAEQVDLFNVLLAKTAADLDEPRSPLLLASPPESYDIHADTYDGTHPNASGEHRIAAAFAGAMWEAWGVGQMYVAGTG
- a CDS encoding Uma2 family endonuclease, which encodes MTVLEDRIEMADADANTMGLDEWFERLERMPVPEGFRVEIVGGNVFMTPQRDTHWVIIRRIVRALEDRFGMDVTVFSDVRIDFPGHDNGFCPDVAMLKESAKKDDKGHWRYEDVEFVAEVISQGTAANDYGPKKTAYAVAEVPVYLIADPYQGRCHVYTHPKGDDYAVTTSVDFGTDVDLTDTVVDLTLKTDAFPRGQ